The Burkholderia ambifaria AMMD genome contains the following window.
ATACGGGTGCGGATATGAACCTTTCGTCCGCATTAGTATTACGGCATATTACGCGCACACAGGCATTTTTGTACAATGCCACCGCGTTTCGTCTGGATGACGATCGGCGCATATCAAAAGATGCTCGATCGCACCGTCGCGAGCGCCGTGCACGACACGGCCGCCGCCACGCGATGCGCGTCGATTCCGAGGGATGGCTCATGTCCGATATTGCATTGCAAGAAGAAGCGGTCGCCCCAACCGCGCCCCGTTCGCCCCGCCGGACGGCGGCCTGCGCCGACGCATCGAGAGAGCGGCCGGTGCAGGTCGTCTGGTGCGATGACTTGAAGCGCGGCGACATCACGCAGCCGCATGCGCCGAAGCTCGGCGTCGCCGATACGCTCGCGAACGCGCAGAGCACGGCGGAACGCAACCGGATCGTCGCCAGCCTGCTGCACCTGACGGGCTTCTCGACGTTCGCGTACTTCGCGCTCGAATTCTCGCGCGAGCGCGTCGAAAGTCTCTATCTGCACGAGGCGTTCACGCCGAACACCTACCGCGGCGACTACGTGCGGCACAACCATCACGACATCGATCCGCGTACGCTCGACGCGCGCGTGTGCAACATGCCGATCGTGTGGGACTTGCAGCAGCTGCGCCGCGAACATCGCGAGCGCGACGACGGCCCGTGCGTGACGCCGGCCGCGCTCGACGGTTTCCTGCAGACGATGCAGGACGACGGGATGTGCAGCGGCATCATGTATTCGATGGCCGTGCCCGGCACGCGGCTGCATGCGTTCATGAGCTTCACCGCGCCGCGCCGCACGCGCGAGTGGATCACGCCGGCGACGATCGAGCAGGCGCTGTCGATCGGGCTGTCGGTGCACAAGTTCGCGTCGCCGCAACTGATCGCGACATCGCGCGAGCGCGCCGTGAACGGGCTCACGCCGTTCGAGCAGGAACTGCTGCTGGGCATCGCGGAAGGCGCATCCGACAAGGAGATCGGCCGGCGCCTCGACACCAGCGCGCACAACGTCGACTATCACCTGCGCAAGCTGCGTAAGCGCTTCGGCGTCGCGAACCGGATCCAGCTCACATACCTCACGTCGAAGCTCGAGCTGATCTGACGCGCTGCGCGCCCATGCGAACATGCCGGCCTCGCGGGCCGGCATGTGCGGGGCGCATCGCGAGGATGACGCGCGCCGTTACTTCATCAGCGTCATCTGCACGACC
Protein-coding sequences here:
- a CDS encoding helix-turn-helix transcriptional regulator codes for the protein MSDIALQEEAVAPTAPRSPRRTAACADASRERPVQVVWCDDLKRGDITQPHAPKLGVADTLANAQSTAERNRIVASLLHLTGFSTFAYFALEFSRERVESLYLHEAFTPNTYRGDYVRHNHHDIDPRTLDARVCNMPIVWDLQQLRREHRERDDGPCVTPAALDGFLQTMQDDGMCSGIMYSMAVPGTRLHAFMSFTAPRRTREWITPATIEQALSIGLSVHKFASPQLIATSRERAVNGLTPFEQELLLGIAEGASDKEIGRRLDTSAHNVDYHLRKLRKRFGVANRIQLTYLTSKLELI